In Aegilops tauschii subsp. strangulata cultivar AL8/78 chromosome 3, Aet v6.0, whole genome shotgun sequence, one genomic interval encodes:
- the LOC141042716 gene encoding uncharacterized protein — protein sequence MALHDPKEVVKTLLQGNLDQTTSIVAPVWSWWNGRNKHRAEKKKIEINALLWQISSTVDEYKNFFGREKQETVKQPEGWTKPAEGILKINVDGSFNKDTKSGGWGYVIRDHEGDVVIAAAGRLNHTSDALQAEAEACIQAIYKAQELGIGRAVVETDAMLLVQVIKSSSYDLAPNGVLFKEIKLFASLNFSSFDIVHCPRACNKVADVLALHGSKMELEPQAVWPGLAPTFAQSFIASNSARHVA from the coding sequence ATGGCTCTACACGACCCAAAGGAAGTTGTGAAGACTCTGCTGCAAGGAAATCTAGATCAAACCACTAGTATAGTAGCCCCGGTGTGGTCTTGGTGGAACGGTAGAAACAAGCATCGAGCGGAAAAGAAAAAGATTGAGATCAATGCTTTGTTGTGGCAGATCAGCAGTACAGTGGATGAGTATAAAAACTTCTTTGGGAGGGAGAAACAGGAGACAGTGAAACAGCCGGAAGGTTGGACAAAACCTGCCGAGGGCATACTCAAGATAAATGTGGATGGCAGTTTTAACAAGGATACAAAATCTGGCGGCTGGGGATATGTCATACGGGACCACGAAGGTGATGTTGTGATTGCTGCTGCTGGGCGTCTGAACCATACCTCTGATGCATTACAAGCGGAAGCGGAAGCCTGCATCCAAGCAATTTACAAGGCGCAAGAACTGGGCATTGGCCGCGCAGTCGTGGAAACTGATGCGATGTTGCTGGTCCAGGTGATCAAGTCCTCGAGTTATGACCTCGCTCCAAATGGTGTCTTGTTTAAGGAGATCAAACTCTTTGCCTCGTTAAACTTTAGCTCTTTTGATATTGTTCATTGCCCTCGGGCCTGTAATAAGGTTGCAGACGTTCTAGCGCTGCATGGGTCGAAGATGGAGCTTGAGCCCCAAGCCGTATGGCCGGGCCTTGCCCCTACCTTTGCCCAGTCTTTCATTGCCAGCAACTCTGCTCGGCACGTTGCTTAA
- the LOC141042715 gene encoding uncharacterized mitochondrial protein AtMg00310-like gives MGLTRETWNERYLGLPVYVGQSKTKAFAYLKDRIWKCKQGWLGKLLTKAGKEILIKACAQAIPIFAMLVFDLTKGLCEQMTAMICRFFSAQQEDDQKIHWLSAEKLTRSKKEGGLGFKDLHTFNLAMLAKQAWRLLDNLDSLCAQVLKARYYLDSDIFHAEAKDGISYAWRSILQGVEVLKQGIIKRVGDCTTVKIWEDPWLPRNWDTKPFTPRRNSDVTMTAELMDSYTTTWDEQLVKYIFWAPNANLILALPIKDEMEDGWAWHLDHRGCFSVKSAYKLCKRVELVRAGEASSSN, from the coding sequence ATGGGTCTGACTAGAGAGACCTGGAACGAGAGATATCTGGGGCTTCCGGTTTATGTTGGCCAATCCAAAACAAAAGCATTTGCATACTTGAAGGACAGAATCTGGAAATGTAAACAGGGATGGCTAGGGAAATTGCTAACTAAGGCCGGGAAGGAGATCCTTATAAAAGCATGTGCCCAAGCTATTCCAATTTTTGCAATGTTGGTTTTTGATCTCACAAAGGGGCTCTGCGAGCAAATGACAGCGATGATCTGTAGGTTTTTCTCGGCGCAACAGGAGGATGACCAGAAGATACATTGGCTGTCCGCAGAAAAACTCACAAGATCAAAGAAGGAGGGAGGGTTAGGTTTTAAGGATCTCCACACTTTTAATCTAGCCATGCTAGCTAAGCAGGCTTGGCGGCTGCTCGATAACCTGGACTCACTTTGTGCCCAGGTTTTAAAGGCCAGATACTACCTAGATTCAGACATCTTCCATGCTGAAGCAAAAGATGGGATATCATATGCATGGAGGAGCATTCTGCAAGGAGTGGAGGTGCTCAAGCAAGGAATTATCAAGCGAGTGGGGGATTGCACAACAGTAAAAATATGGGAGGACCCATGGCTGCCACGGAACTGGGATACAAAGCCTTTCACACCACGTAGGAACAGCGACGTTACAATGACAGCAGAGCTCATGGACTCATACACAACGACGTGGGACGAACAGCTCGTAAAATATATCTTTTGGGCTCCGAATGCCAACCTTATCCTTGCGCTCCCTATCAAGGACGAAATGGAGGATGGATGGGCCTGGCACCTGGATCACCGCGGGTGCTTCTCAGTGAAATCTGCATACAAACTTTGCAAGCGGGTGGAGCTGGTCCGTGCAGGGGAGGCAAGTAGCTCAAACTAG